In one window of Temnothorax longispinosus isolate EJ_2023e chromosome 9, Tlon_JGU_v1, whole genome shotgun sequence DNA:
- the LOC139819056 gene encoding uncharacterized protein isoform X1 — MDGANVNGGNAAVPREDSNLEIGSGSGGGGSSASGGTGTSIVPMVETQNSSDKAQVMAGGNADAQEVNGELRGTPKKHGTSLPRRRLRKFKANSTGTMEIDTAEAPGTRGRKRKLSEYEDASSEGSEEFNGFDSQGLELQPGSHVLNKLIAEAEIAEAQLTKRIKYSTRAYDAREKIDDNHDFDDMRTYVYETDSFEHLDMTKIKKEKESDKSETDSIDVPNSIDSEVEPNKIDITSNRSANSSSAASSPSATSQRSKSSLVSGGASPGGKQKTPVDMSNPLYKEPFKYGWKRELVFRASHDSSFKKMADIYYYTPKGKKVRSFREVAESLNSEQLSMENFTFFKEPIGLNDPEKEVIRDAKRSRGSMGGSAKKYNKKVVSIKKTVQEPVTKKSEPATRKSLNEPSTSRKQPAQEPPTAAPAPPPTETSKFVPAPVSVPTKTAKTAKAPPAYKRTTTKKTPQITEMKSTEESEMLPPQRSTANTRRSQQPVEKVIPVKTKRLLTPKVQEPCSIRCSTSMGLIPSLQCRVCLCLYHPECVDGMESTGNDEYVCKNCQPDTKESHMPNNPSLTPPPLIPISMLGAQNAKSKHPTNSSPPKLQRIPKSEGAEAQTRNSSKTTKIPSSVSNSPSTVDKKESTWFPQTENEFLQSHDGTMPKPAQNIAVMGGKRYIVVPKNNAMAVQPAITVKPDKIGDKPPMLQDSPLTDISNATDNSVANLCAPPPLNTDLPEKIDVTPDKEILKDAIYQTDLGSSVTTEMTETFMYDNKDKDSKNTKRDPVEDNPVENILKIIENISENESFTANIDNVSEKEKADTSCKSPESKSACIPVHTASITSTLESSVETETIKIDQQQPLPSKVGTVKKVKTSKRKQNQQELEQQQNFMNSVCAGYHALLRIFQYLKVQELLRAARVCKMWRDLAAHPSLWKTVRMKNSQVTDWDGLADTLQRRGTQHLDLRKMLVAGESDNIWRKFLTVIPRVTSLVKLELCRCPVMVVEEVIKSCPQLEVFSAMSIKCDSLTLESIGNLSRCQELRLKAITGMSLQQDLTPLQDLKHLTQLSLTSVKELGKKKIDVIQSLTNLETLELGECSDFPDKFGTTVLINLNKLERLRLEKGQGSCCTFDILEGVSRLENLSQMELVNFDVKNGFDKCLANCKNIKRLLIIPTYISQSATSNNMVLGGVTELSDNLTHFIWGVTLELLRVTELFVDQCNLMSKQVTGDSIPVLKPVPCLRLIEDVEVESENQIGNDNQQPHQTSPQVDILPLPQLQKLLLTALPKTRVKILKIPFHATWRQSISDTTTQ; from the exons ATGGACGGCGCGAACGTGAATGGCGGGAACGCCGCGGTACCGCGGGAGGATTCTAACCTCGAAAttggcagcggcagcggcggcggcggcagcagtGCTAGTGGTGGTACGGGTACGTCGATCGTGCCGATGGTGGAGACGCAGAACTCGAGCGACAAGGCGCAAGTGATGGCGGGTGGTAACGCGGACGCGCAGGAGGTTAACGGCGAGCTGAGAGGCACGCCGAAGAAGCACGGCACGTCGCTTCCCCGCAGGAGGCTGAGAAAGTTCAAGGCCAACTCTACGGGCACGATGGAGATCGACACGGCGGAGGCGCCTGGGACGAGGGGACGCAAGCGCAAGCTCTCGGAGTACGAAGACGCCAGCTCCGAGGGCTCCGAGGAGTTCAACGGCTTCGACTCCCAAGGACTCGAACTTCAACCGGGTAGTCACGTTCTAAACAAACTCATTG CCGAAGCGGAAATAGCAGAAGCACAACTAacaaaacgtataaaatattcaacgaGGGCTTACGATGCTCGAGAAAAGATAGATGACAATCACGACTTTGATGACATGAGAACGTACGTTTACGAAACGGATAGTTTTGAACATTTGGATATgacaaagattaaaaaagaaaaggagtcCGATAAGTCGGAAACAGATTCTATTGATGTACCAAATAGCATAGATTCCGAAGTTGAACCAAACAAAATTGATATAACTTCCAATAGATCGGCAAATTCATCATCGGCGGCAAGTAGTCCCTCTGCAACGTCGCAAAGATCAAAGAGTAGCCTCGTTTCTGGTGGTGCCAGTCCAGGGGGGAAGCAGAAAACTCCTGTTGACATGTCCAATCCTTTATACAAAGAGCCATTTAAATACGGATGGAAACGAGAATTAGTATTTAGGGCTAGTCATGACTCTTCCTTCAAAAAAATGGCTGATATATATTACTACACACCAAAGGGGAAAAAGGTCAGGAGTTTTAGAGAAGTTGCAGAATCTC TTAATTCAGAGCAGTTGTCTATGGAAAATTTCACATTCTTTAAAGAACCTATTGGGCTTAATGATCCAGAAAAAGAGGTTATTCGAGATGCTAAAAGATCACGA GGATCTATGGGTGGATCtgcaaagaaatataataaaaaagttgtatCAATAAAGAAGACAGTACAGGAACCTGTAACAAAGAAATCAGAACCTGCGACGAGAAAATCGTTAAATGAACCTAGCACATCAAGAAAGCAGCCGGCACAAGAACCTCCTACTGCTGCACCTGCACCTCCACCTACTGAAACTTCAAAATTTGTTCCTGCGCCTGTGTCAGTACCTACAAAGACAGCTAAAACGGCAAAAGCACCTCCAGCATATAAAAGAACAACAACAAAGAAAACTCCTCAAATAA CAGAAATGAAATCAACTGAGGAAAGCGAGATGCTTCCACCTCAGCGGAGTACAGCAAATACGAGAAGAAGTCAACAACCAGTTGAGAAGGTTATACCAGTCAAAACCAAAAGATTGTTAAC GCCCAAAGTTCAAGAACCATGCAGCATAAGATGTTCGACAAGTATGGGATTAATACCAAGTTTACAATGTCGAGTTTGTCTCTGTTTGTATCATCCTGAATGTGTCGACGGTATGGAATCTACAGGCAATGATGAATATGTCTGCAAG AATTGTCAGCCGGATACTAAAGAATCTCACATGCCAAACAATCCATCTTTAACACCACCTCCATTGATTCCAATTAGTATGTTAGGTGCACAAAATGCGAAATCAAAACATCCAACTAATTCATCACCTCCGAAATTGCAAAGAATTCCAAAGTCCGAGGGTGCGGAAGCGCAAACAAGAAATTCTTCCAAAACTACTAAAATACCATCTTCAGTATCAAATTCGCCTTCAACTGTAGACAAAAAGGAAAGTACTTGGTTTCCTCAGACAGAAAATGAATTTCTACAAAGTCACGATGGTACTATGCCGAAACCAGCTCAAAATATTGCTGTAATGGGTGGCAAAAGATATATTGTAGTACCAAAAAATAACGCAATGGCAGTTCAACCAGCTATAACAGTAAAGCCAGACAAAATTGGCGATAAACCGCCAATGCTTCAAGACAGTCCACTTACCGATATTTCGAATGCTACGGATAATTCTGTGGCAAACTTATGTGCACCTCCACCCTTAAATACTGATTTACCTGAAAAAATAGATGTTACACCggataaagaaattttaaaagatgcGATTTATCAGACGGATTTAGGATCTTCTGTTACTACTGAAATGACTGAAACATTTATGTATGATAATAAAGATAAGGATAGTAAAAATACTAAAAGAGATCCTGTTGAAGATAATCctgttgaaaatatattgaagataattgaaaatatatcagaaaacGAATCTTTTACTGCCAACATAGATAATGTctcagaaaaagaaaaagcagaTACAAGTTGTAAATCACCTGAAAGTAAATCTGCATGTATACCAGTACATACAGCAAGTATTACAAGTACTCTTGAATCAAGTGTGGAAActgaaacaattaaaatagatCAGCAACAACCGTTACCAAGTAAAGTGGGTACAGTAAAAAAAGTCAAAACCAGCAA GAGGAAGCAAAATCAACAGGAATTAGAGCAACAGCAAAATTTCATGAATTCAGTTTGCGCTGGTTATCATGCCCTTCTACGTATTTTCCAATATCTTAAAGTCCAAGAGTTATTGCGAGCCGCGCGAGTTTGTAAAATGTGGCGTGATCTCGCTGCACATCCATCTTTATGGAAGACTGTACGAATGAAGAACAGTCAAGTAACTGACTGGGATGGTCTGGCGGATACGCTGCAGAGACGTGGCACGCAGCATCTGGATCTCAGGAAAATGCTAGTCGCTGGCGAGTCCGACAACATCTGGAGAAAATTCCTGACTGTTATACCACGAGTGACCAGTCTCGTGAAGCTTGAACTGTGCAGATGTCCCGTTATGGTTGTGGAAGAAGTTATTAAAAGTTGTCCGCAGTTGGAGGTATTCAGTGCAATGTCGATCAAGTGCGACTCCCTCACATTAGAGTCGATCGGGAACTTGAGTCGATGTCAAGAACTCAGACTCAAAGCAATAACTGGAATGTCATTACAACAAGACCTAACGCCTTTACAGGATTTGAAGCACCTGACGCAATTG AGTTTAACATCAGTTAAAGAActtggaaagaaaaaaatcgacgTTATACAATCGTTGACAAATTTGGAGACGTTAGAATTGGGCGAATGCTCCGACTTTCCTGACAAGTTTGGAACCACCGTTTTAATCAACTTAAATAAATTGGAACGTCTTAGACTTGAGAAAGGTCAAGGATCTTGTTGTACATTTGATATCCTCGAAGGTGTATCGAGGTTGGAGAACCTGAGTCAGATGGAATTGGTCAATTTTGATGTGAAGAATGGCTTTGACAAATGTCTTGCTAATTGCAAAAACATCAAAAGGTTATTGATCATACCGACTTATATATCGCAATCGGCAACATCCAATAATATGGTGCTCGGAGGTGTCACCGAATTATCAGACAATTTGACTCATTTCATATGGGGCGTTACGCTCGAGTTACTCAGGGTTACAGAACTGTTTGTTGATCAGTGCAACCTCATGAGTAAACAAGTTACTGGGGATTCTATACCAGTTTTAAAACCTGTCCCCTGCTTAAGATTAATCGAGGATGTTGAAGTTGAGAGCGAAAACCAAATAG gTAACGACAATCAACAGCCTCATCAAACGAGTCCGCAAGTGGACATTTTACCGTTGCCACAATTGCAGAAGCTTCTTTTGACCGCGTTGCCCAAGACACGAGTAAAGATCTTAAAAATTCCTTTCCACGCCACGTGGCGGCAGAGCATTTCCGATACCACTACGCAGTAG